A portion of the Ricinus communis isolate WT05 ecotype wild-type chromosome 10, ASM1957865v1, whole genome shotgun sequence genome contains these proteins:
- the LOC8277675 gene encoding CBL-interacting protein kinase 2, with protein MENKGHVLMQKYEMGRLLGQGTFARVHHARHLQTGMSVAIKIIDKEKVLKVGMIDQIKREISVMRLIRHPNVVELYEVMATKTKIYFVMEYVKGGELFNKVAKGKLKEDAARKYFQQLISAVDYCHSRGVCHRDLKPENLLLDENGNLKVSDFGLSALAESKRQDGLLHTTCGTPAYVAPEVINRKGYDGAKADIWSCGVILFVLLAGYLPFHDSNLMELYRKIGKAEFKFPNWFAPEVRKLLSKILDPNPSTRISMARIMENSWFRKGLEPRPLISEIDTTEPALVDCDAVFNVNESSCTGSEPKQDLAKPCNLNAFDIISYSSGFDLSGLFEEKEKKKEVRFTANKPAAIIISKLEDIAKRLRLKTKKKDGGLLKLEGSKEGRKGVLGIEAEIFEITPCFHLVEMKKCSGDTLEYQRVLKEEMRPALKDIVWSWQGEQQQMQQEEPSQVCAGQVVSLQDTT; from the coding sequence ATGGAAAACAAAGGGCATGTGTTGATGCAGAAGTATGAGATGGGCAGATTGTTGGGCCAAGGAACTTTTGCCAGAGTGCACCATGCTAGGCATCTTCAAACTGGTATGAGTGTGGCCATCAAGATAATTGACAAAGAGAAGGTGTTGAAGGTTGGGATGATAGACCAGATTAAGCGAGAAATTTCTGTTATGAGACTGATTAGACATCCGAATGTTGTAGAGCTTTATGAGGTAATGGCTACTAAAACCAAGATTTACTTTGTCATGGAATATGTTAAAGGTGGCGAGCTCTTCAACAAGGTAGCTAAGGGGAAGCTAAAGGAGGATGCTGCAAGAAAATACTTTCAACAGCTTATCAGTGCAGTTGATTATTGCCACAGTAGAGGAGTATGTCATCGTGATCTGAAACCAGAAAATTTATTGTTGGATGAGAATGGGAATCTAAAGGTTTCAGATTTCGGACTAAGTGCACTTGCAGAGTCCAAGCGACAAGATGGGTTACTTCATACAACCTGTGGAACCCCTGCTTATGTTGCTCCAGAAGTGATAAACAGAAAAGGGTATGATGGAGCGAAAGCTGATATCTGGTCATGCGGGGTGATTTTATTTGTGCTGTTGGCTGGTTATCTCCCCTTCCATGACTCAAATCTGATGGAACTGTACAGAAAAATTGGGAAAGCAGAGTTCAAATTCCCTAATTGGTTTGCACCTGAAGTACGCAAACTACTGTCAAAAATCCTGGATCCAAATCCTAGTACGAGGATATCCATGGCCAGAATAATGGAAAATTCTTGGTTTCGTAAAGGGCTAGAACCTCGACCTCTAATCTCTGAGATAGACACAACAGAACCAGCACTGGTGGATTGTGATGCTGTGTTTAATGTGAATGAAAGTAGCTGCACTGGCTCAGAGCCCAAGCAAGATTTGGCAAAGCCTTGTAACTTGAATGCTTTTGATATCATCTCCTATTCATCAGGCTTTGACTTGTCTGGCTTGTTTgaggagaaagagaaaaagaaagaagtgcGGTTTACCGCAAACAAGCCTGCCGCAATCATCATTTCGAAGCTTGAAGATATTGCTAAGAGATTGAGgttgaaaacaaaaaagaaagacggAGGCTTATTGAAATTGGAAGGTTCAAAGGAAGGCAGGAAAGGGGTCCTGGGTATTGAAGCAGAGATTTTTGAGATCACTCCTTGTTTTCATTTGGTGGAAATGAAGAAGTGCAGTGGAGATACCCTGGAGTATCAGAGGGTACTGAAAGAAGAGATGAGACCTGCACTCAAGGACATTGTTTGGTCTTGGCAAGGAGAACAGCAACAAATGCAACAAGAAGAGCCTTCTCAGGTGTGCGCAGGGCAGGTGGTCTCCCTTCAGGATACAACCTAA
- the LOC8277678 gene encoding prosaposin produces the protein MDMRVGLLFLLVLGAGLASAARQMADTELSHGSILISDMLATEMKDQEQVKENQPSNEVVGNEQVCVLCEEFASQALDYLTENKTQTEILGALHQACSRVPTFKQQCMTLVDYYAPLFFLEVSSVQPEEFCQKVNLCQEIVFISSKFQEDRCGICHRAVAEVLIKLKNPDTQLEIIEVLLKGCDSMENYAAKCKRLVFEYGPIILTNAEQFLESRDICTMLHACDTPQVSSGEAATIAKADS, from the exons ATGGACATGAGAGTTGGGCTCctatttcttcttgttttggGTGCTGGCTTGGCTTCTGCTGCTAGGCAAATGGCAGACACTGAGCTTTCTCATGGAAGCATATTGATATCTGATATGCTAG CTACCGAAATGAAAGACCAGGAGCAAGTAAAGGAAAATCAACCTTCAAATGAAGTTGTTGGGAATGAGCAAGTATGCGTATTATGTGAAGAATTTGCTTCCCAGGCACTTGATTACCTAACTGAAAACAAGACCCAGACTGAAATTCTTGGTGCTCTTCATCAAGCCTGCTCCCGGGTGCCTACTTTCAAGCAACAG TGCATGACTTTGGTGGACTATTATgctcctctcttctttctggAGGTTTCATCAGTGCAGCCAGAAGAATTCTGTCAAAAGGTCAATCTCTGTCAGGAAATAGTATTCATCTCCTCAAAGTTCCAAGAAGATAGATGTGGGATTTGCCACCGAGCTGTTGCAGAAGTATTAATCAAGTTGAAAAATCCTGACACACAG CTTGAGATAATCGAGGTGCTTTTGAAGGGATGCGATTCTATGGAGAACTATGCAGCAAAG TGCAAGAGGTTGGTATTCGAGTATGGTCCTATTATCCTCACCAATGCTGAACAGTTTCTGGAAAGCCGAGACATATGCACCATGTTACACGCCTGTGATACACCTCAAGTCAGTAGTGGAGAAGCAGCAACAATAGCAAAGGCCGATTCATAA